A portion of the Nitrospira sp. genome contains these proteins:
- a CDS encoding glycosyltransferase family 4 protein, translating to MDYFEVGSRSEAVGFMQVLIRSVKDYGRFTRKLLVERHDVVHINPSMLPKAIVRDGIFLLLSKLLGRCVVVFFHGWDASFEQTLRKYFLGIFRWTYFRADAVLVLANEFSTRLVSMGYKGRLHVGSTAIDDGMLLGDVPALYATKYSRGRGKFNILFLSRIVKKKGVFEAVDAYWHLRKRYPTATLTIAGEGPDLESVKTYVHDRSIPDVFFAGFVTGQAKAEAFGEADAYLFPSYSEGMPLSVLEAMASGLPVVTRPVGALRDFFEDKRMGFIIESLAPGDIADALERLLTNRELCLSVGKYNYEYAKKHFSAKSAARALIRHYEEVMA from the coding sequence GTGGATTACTTTGAAGTAGGATCCCGCTCAGAAGCTGTCGGATTCATGCAGGTCCTCATTAGGTCAGTCAAAGATTATGGTCGATTCACAAGAAAGCTACTGGTCGAGAGACATGATGTTGTTCACATCAACCCATCAATGCTTCCCAAAGCGATCGTGCGAGATGGCATTTTTCTCCTTTTGTCGAAGCTGCTCGGAAGATGTGTTGTCGTGTTCTTCCATGGCTGGGATGCTAGTTTTGAGCAGACACTTCGCAAGTACTTCCTCGGAATATTTCGGTGGACTTATTTTAGAGCTGATGCCGTGCTTGTTCTTGCAAATGAATTCAGCACCCGATTGGTATCAATGGGATACAAAGGGCGGTTGCATGTAGGCTCCACAGCAATCGACGATGGAATGCTCCTAGGGGATGTGCCGGCATTGTATGCGACGAAATATTCTCGGGGGCGTGGGAAGTTTAATATCCTCTTTCTTAGCCGAATCGTCAAAAAGAAGGGAGTGTTTGAGGCAGTGGATGCCTATTGGCACTTAAGAAAGCGATACCCCACAGCAACTTTGACCATTGCAGGTGAAGGGCCAGACCTGGAGAGCGTAAAGACCTACGTTCATGATCGATCCATTCCCGATGTGTTCTTTGCTGGGTTCGTGACTGGACAAGCAAAAGCTGAAGCCTTCGGAGAGGCAGATGCCTATCTCTTTCCTAGCTACAGCGAAGGGATGCCACTGTCCGTGCTCGAAGCAATGGCATCCGGCCTGCCTGTTGTAACTCGCCCCGTAGGAGCGTTGCGCGATTTTTTCGAGGACAAGAGAATGGGCTTCATCATTGAAAGTCTTGCCCCTGGTGATATCGCTGATGCTCTTGAGCGCCTATTAACAAACCGGGAGCTTTGCCTGAGTGTCGGGAAATACAATTATGAATATGCCAAGAAACACTTCAGTGCAAAAAGCGCTGCACGAGCGCTCATTCGGCACTATGAAGAGGTCATGGCGTGA
- a CDS encoding glycosyltransferase family 4 protein has translation MLVDIANEQARSNDVAVLIGNIDIDEVVLQSLSDRVAVELIGRPPASRNPWYIVKAIRALLSFKPDIVHAHQESFIKFLRPLSFHKVITVHDTNQRLKDVQRYDAVFSISEAVRHDILAKQTGVHSTVIPNGICFSAVKAKTSYGQLPFRIVQVGRLDHRIKGQDILLRALQPVSQLFGGRNVLIDFIGEGPSREYLVALATELGLAGQCRFLGGRSRKTIYEQLHAYDLLVQPSRYEGFGLTVVEAMAARVPVLVSNIQGPMEIIENGQHGYYFIAEDHLDCSKQISRIVEDSQTEGFAEALYTHYQYARSRFDIADTARLYLEAYKRVAARCLE, from the coding sequence ATGTTAGTCGATATTGCTAACGAGCAAGCCCGCTCCAATGATGTGGCGGTACTTATAGGAAACATCGACATCGATGAGGTTGTTCTGCAATCACTGAGCGACAGAGTTGCAGTCGAATTGATCGGCAGACCTCCTGCTAGCCGTAACCCCTGGTATATTGTCAAGGCTATTCGTGCACTCCTATCTTTCAAGCCGGATATCGTTCATGCCCATCAGGAAAGCTTCATTAAGTTTCTGCGGCCGCTTTCCTTTCACAAGGTCATAACTGTCCATGATACGAATCAGAGGTTGAAAGATGTGCAAAGATATGATGCTGTTTTCAGCATATCAGAAGCGGTGAGACATGATATCCTGGCAAAGCAGACTGGTGTTCACTCAACCGTAATACCCAACGGCATTTGTTTCTCAGCAGTTAAAGCAAAGACCAGCTATGGCCAGTTGCCGTTTCGGATTGTGCAAGTCGGACGGCTTGATCATCGAATCAAAGGCCAGGATATTCTTCTGAGAGCCTTGCAACCGGTGTCGCAACTCTTCGGTGGCAGGAATGTTTTGATTGACTTCATTGGAGAGGGACCTTCTAGGGAATATCTGGTCGCTCTTGCTACGGAGTTAGGATTGGCAGGGCAGTGCCGATTTTTAGGTGGACGATCTAGAAAGACCATCTATGAGCAATTGCATGCCTATGATCTGCTTGTGCAACCGTCTCGATATGAAGGATTTGGGCTCACGGTAGTTGAGGCCATGGCCGCGCGAGTACCAGTCCTTGTTTCAAACATACAAGGTCCCATGGAAATCATTGAAAACGGGCAGCATGGCTACTATTTCATAGCGGAAGACCATCTGGACTGTAGTAAGCAAATCTCACGAATCGTAGAGGACTCCCAGACAGAAGGTTTTGCTGAAGCGCTTTATACACACTACCAATACGCAAGAAGCAGATTTGACATCGCTGACACTGCACGCCTGTACCTTGAGGCATACAAGCGGGTAGCTGCGCGATGTTTGGAGTGA
- a CDS encoding glycosyltransferase: MQSPVGDCTKALRNSTPQPLKLTIITPSFNQAPYIEQTIRSVLAQDYPCVEHIVIDGGSTDCTVDVLKKYPHLQWVSEKDRGQADALNKGLAKASGDIIGWVNSDDYYEHKIFGSIVKCFEDPDVMWVIGHLTFLWDQTGELVTKKSPPISYDRLLNNPDIVRQPSTFFRKSFIEQAGGWNPCFFMAMDFDLWVRLAKISSPRMIDKNLAYFRIHALQKTSHANTLRQKREILSILNREHVHWTITTRISIQKNWAALKGRVKDVLLKLDVISSKGLPRQLRASAGLKE, from the coding sequence ATGCAATCACCGGTGGGCGATTGCACGAAAGCGTTGCGGAATAGTACGCCTCAGCCGCTGAAGTTGACGATCATTACGCCTTCGTTTAATCAGGCGCCTTACATCGAACAAACCATTCGCTCCGTGCTGGCGCAAGATTATCCATGTGTGGAGCATATCGTCATCGATGGAGGCTCGACTGATTGTACGGTCGATGTGCTCAAGAAGTATCCGCATCTCCAGTGGGTGTCGGAGAAAGATCGAGGGCAAGCGGATGCGTTGAATAAAGGGTTGGCAAAAGCAAGCGGCGATATTATCGGTTGGGTCAACTCCGACGACTATTATGAGCATAAGATTTTTGGGTCGATCGTGAAGTGTTTCGAAGATCCAGATGTCATGTGGGTAATCGGACACCTCACCTTCCTATGGGACCAAACTGGGGAGCTGGTCACCAAGAAGAGTCCTCCTATCAGCTATGATCGACTCCTCAATAATCCAGACATTGTCCGTCAACCATCGACATTTTTTCGGAAGAGCTTCATCGAACAAGCCGGGGGATGGAATCCGTGTTTTTTTATGGCGATGGACTTCGATCTCTGGGTTCGCCTTGCAAAGATATCCTCTCCCCGAATGATCGATAAGAATCTGGCGTACTTCCGTATCCATGCCCTGCAGAAAACATCTCATGCGAATACGCTTCGCCAAAAACGCGAGATTCTAAGCATTTTGAATCGTGAACATGTTCATTGGACCATCACGACTAGAATTAGCATCCAGAAGAACTGGGCCGCATTGAAAGGGCGAGTGAAGGACGTCCTCCTCAAGCTTGATGTAATCTCGTCGAAAGGACTGCCCCGCCAACTTCGAGCAAGTGCAGGATTGAAGGAATGA
- a CDS encoding discoidin domain-containing protein: MITPRTNGTLNVFFILVALLFNETTLAANAIRSQYLRIELPGDERVLSLAEVQVYEEATNIAQQGKATQSSTAGGALAERAIDGNTNGDYFAHSVSSTSSEGNSWWELDLGKERRVSSVVLYNRADCCRDRIAPARIQLLTTERDVVWEHVIREPNARYQFETFSAAATLHRVSPNLLRNSSFQQQTNSLLPDYWDLHHSAALTFDNLHDQYGIADKSPSPVAGAKVLKVTNSESHFPHLSVMPKKIRSPLSNSAYTFSVYLKAEQDGMEYRVMRAWADGESITYKLTTEWRRYSTTFNGVRGNASPIQPIMFFPTQGTYYVSAPQLERGDTATEFHPSLEDEVHADTKSSSREQLKNLLTTTSSAFTSYQQANVSAYFEYNYYTSQPIARLILTREPGETPKLLIRCTDGINRNVSIPLHGDIAVHQNSQTTVDVPISDLPPGEYTCLVSSKDENTKHMTTSARLVKQPPSATEVRINQLRRTMSINEKPFHIVGMGVGSWKSPPDWYFRDLAAHGINTVFYTRPSDKNGDYAFHDVEGFVSGAARHGLKTIVGIPLAGAKAANWRQRLAGFSKLVSRFKNSSTVIGWFPVDEPAAHTWRDDELMEIHDAIKRLDPYRLIFINWAYDGVPTMIGQEPRGTLHSTDVYSSDYYPFTGQGHNLEGFTNTTIRALSTARIRKRLSHSWIQLYGSMDAWREPTGDELNYMAYLNLIYGGYISYWDTKSNSKDTWARLTTINREVKLLSEELFFNPGARELFYPSTKTNFFFSAWKQGERIFLIVAHNGTETEPFTYEAAPLVANRTLHAKNYFGTGEVPVVNGHIQDVFRPFECKVYVLDGAPAL; this comes from the coding sequence ATGATTACTCCTAGAACTAATGGAACACTCAATGTGTTCTTTATTTTGGTTGCGTTGCTGTTTAACGAAACAACACTTGCCGCAAATGCAATAAGATCCCAGTATCTCCGAATCGAATTACCGGGTGACGAGCGGGTTCTTTCATTGGCCGAAGTCCAGGTGTATGAAGAGGCGACAAATATTGCTCAACAAGGGAAGGCTACCCAGAGCAGCACCGCTGGTGGCGCTCTTGCCGAGAGAGCGATTGATGGAAACACAAATGGAGACTACTTCGCCCATTCAGTCAGCAGCACCTCGAGCGAAGGAAATTCGTGGTGGGAATTGGATCTCGGAAAAGAGCGTCGAGTCAGCAGCGTAGTGCTCTATAATAGAGCAGATTGCTGCAGGGATCGCATCGCGCCCGCGAGAATCCAATTACTCACAACAGAGAGGGACGTTGTTTGGGAACATGTGATCAGAGAACCTAACGCCAGGTATCAATTTGAGACTTTTTCTGCGGCTGCAACTCTTCATCGGGTTAGCCCTAACCTGCTTCGGAATTCATCCTTTCAACAGCAGACGAATTCCTTACTTCCCGATTATTGGGATCTCCATCATTCTGCGGCCCTCACGTTTGACAATTTGCACGACCAATATGGGATCGCTGATAAATCACCATCACCAGTAGCAGGCGCGAAGGTACTAAAGGTAACAAACAGTGAGAGCCACTTCCCTCACCTCAGTGTAATGCCTAAAAAGATTCGTTCCCCCTTATCGAATAGTGCGTACACTTTTTCTGTGTATCTGAAGGCTGAGCAGGACGGTATGGAATACAGGGTCATGCGCGCCTGGGCTGACGGTGAATCTATCACGTATAAGTTAACGACAGAGTGGAGGCGATACTCAACCACCTTCAATGGTGTACGGGGCAATGCTTCACCGATCCAGCCAATCATGTTCTTTCCTACCCAGGGAACATACTACGTTTCAGCACCACAGCTTGAAAGAGGAGACACCGCTACCGAATTTCATCCTTCGCTCGAAGATGAAGTGCATGCTGATACGAAGAGCTCCTCAAGGGAGCAGCTCAAGAACCTTCTGACGACAACGAGCAGCGCATTCACCTCCTATCAGCAGGCCAACGTCTCAGCCTATTTTGAATACAACTACTATACATCTCAGCCTATCGCCCGCTTGATCCTAACAAGAGAACCTGGCGAAACACCTAAGCTGTTGATTCGGTGTACGGATGGAATAAATCGGAACGTATCGATACCACTTCATGGTGACATTGCGGTTCACCAGAATTCTCAGACTACAGTGGATGTCCCCATTAGCGACTTACCTCCCGGTGAATACACTTGTCTGGTTTCGTCCAAAGACGAGAATACGAAGCATATGACCACATCAGCAAGGTTGGTTAAACAACCGCCAAGTGCCACCGAAGTACGAATAAATCAACTTCGCCGCACTATGAGTATCAATGAGAAACCGTTCCACATCGTTGGCATGGGAGTCGGAAGTTGGAAGTCACCGCCAGATTGGTATTTCAGGGACCTTGCAGCACATGGAATAAACACAGTGTTCTATACCCGCCCATCTGACAAGAATGGCGACTACGCCTTTCATGATGTCGAAGGTTTTGTTTCAGGCGCTGCTCGCCATGGTCTTAAAACAATTGTCGGGATTCCTCTGGCTGGGGCAAAAGCAGCAAACTGGCGCCAGCGTCTAGCTGGCTTTTCAAAACTAGTCTCAAGATTCAAAAACAGCTCTACCGTGATTGGATGGTTTCCCGTGGACGAGCCAGCGGCTCATACATGGCGGGATGATGAGTTAATGGAAATTCACGATGCAATCAAGCGTCTCGACCCCTACCGGCTTATTTTCATCAACTGGGCATACGATGGCGTCCCAACCATGATCGGCCAGGAACCTCGCGGCACGCTTCATTCCACCGATGTCTATTCCAGCGATTACTATCCGTTTACTGGCCAGGGACATAACTTGGAAGGTTTCACAAACACCACCATTCGAGCATTGTCAACAGCACGCATCAGGAAGAGACTGTCTCATTCATGGATTCAGTTGTATGGAAGTATGGATGCATGGCGAGAGCCAACAGGCGATGAGCTCAATTATATGGCGTACCTCAATCTCATTTATGGTGGCTACATAAGCTATTGGGACACAAAGTCCAATTCCAAGGATACTTGGGCCAGACTCACCACAATAAACCGAGAAGTAAAACTTCTTTCAGAAGAATTGTTTTTCAATCCGGGAGCTCGTGAGCTCTTTTACCCAAGTACCAAAACCAATTTCTTCTTTTCGGCATGGAAGCAAGGAGAACGTATTTTTTTGATCGTGGCTCATAACGGAACTGAGACAGAACCCTTCACTTATGAAGCTGCGCCGTTAGTTGCAAATCGAACGCTTCACGCAAAGAACTATTTTGGAACAGGAGAGGTTCCCGTAGTGAATGGCCATATCCAGGATGTGTTCCGTCCCTTTGAGTGTAAAGTCTACGTCCTTGATGGAGCACCTGCCTTATGA